The following coding sequences are from one Malaciobacter pacificus window:
- a CDS encoding chemotaxis protein CheA encodes MSFDISKYREMFLEEAEELFESADNVLLEAENNGTLTDEEMGQLFRDVHTLKGSGASVELALFAEFTHDVENLMDKLRNHQIEFIPEMVETLIDGLDVMKEILNLEVAEELTRETFEEMTSDLLKDIRAYSSGETPLKKEEVPVVKDSAVTKEAVEEVEEEINDNFGFFDDDLEEQKESTTKAYGIFADDDLEDEQKPYGFYDDDLEEISKNTEDVKNIEHTEDENFGFFDDMPSISPESVMEIEDKPAKEESIKQTAKVKEEASSQEVKKPVANSEKRAARPTKEDSVKKASASNNIRVNLDKIDLLMNNVGDLVITNAMLTQFSSTIEETKTRNSVLERLELLERHIRDMQDSIMSIRMVPMESIYSKFPKVVRDISKKLGKKVEFKHYGDGVEIDKAMIEGLTDPLMHIIRNSLDHGLETPAEREQTGKPEVGSISISAEQANGQMIITIDDDGKGIDAEKVALKALDQGQIDENQYNTMSLNEKAELIFGAGVSTADQITDISGRGVGMDVVKTNIHKLGGAIKLDTKLGEGTTITIMLPLTLAILDGLDIRVGTHKYILPLSSIVESLQPTSDMIKKIGDGTQDLLMLREEFIPVVRLHQLFGLEKSFEKLEDGMLIVVKSGNTKVALSIDEFLNQHQVVVKPLDKNFRSVEGIGAATVRGDGSIGLILDVVGIINAQIKIEKDMNEHRKVS; translated from the coding sequence ATGTCATTTGATATTTCTAAATATAGAGAAATGTTTCTTGAAGAAGCTGAAGAGCTTTTTGAATCAGCAGATAATGTACTATTAGAAGCTGAAAACAATGGGACACTAACTGATGAAGAAATGGGTCAATTGTTTAGAGATGTTCATACCCTAAAAGGTAGTGGAGCATCTGTTGAATTGGCTTTATTCGCGGAATTTACCCATGATGTAGAAAACTTAATGGATAAATTAAGAAACCACCAAATTGAATTCATTCCAGAAATGGTAGAAACATTGATTGATGGTTTAGATGTAATGAAAGAGATTCTTAATCTAGAAGTTGCTGAAGAGCTTACTAGAGAAACTTTTGAAGAAATGACAAGTGACTTATTAAAAGATATTAGAGCTTATTCTAGTGGAGAAACTCCTTTAAAAAAAGAAGAAGTACCTGTTGTTAAAGACTCTGCAGTTACAAAAGAAGCAGTAGAAGAGGTTGAAGAAGAGATTAATGACAATTTTGGGTTCTTTGATGATGATTTAGAAGAACAAAAAGAATCAACTACTAAAGCGTATGGAATATTTGCAGATGATGATTTAGAAGATGAACAAAAACCTTATGGTTTTTATGATGATGATTTAGAAGAAATTTCTAAAAATACTGAAGATGTAAAAAATATTGAGCATACAGAAGATGAAAACTTTGGATTCTTTGATGATATGCCTTCTATTTCACCTGAGTCAGTTATGGAAATTGAAGATAAACCAGCTAAAGAAGAATCAATAAAACAGACTGCTAAAGTAAAAGAAGAAGCTTCTAGTCAAGAAGTTAAAAAACCTGTAGCAAATTCTGAGAAAAGGGCAGCAAGGCCAACAAAAGAAGATAGTGTTAAAAAAGCATCTGCGAGTAACAATATTAGAGTTAATCTTGATAAAATTGATTTATTAATGAACAATGTAGGTGACTTAGTAATTACAAATGCAATGTTAACTCAATTTAGTTCAACTATTGAAGAAACAAAAACTAGAAACTCAGTTTTAGAGAGACTTGAATTACTTGAAAGACATATTAGAGATATGCAAGATTCAATTATGAGTATTAGAATGGTACCAATGGAATCTATTTATTCTAAATTCCCTAAAGTTGTAAGAGATATTTCTAAAAAACTTGGTAAAAAAGTAGAATTTAAACACTATGGAGATGGTGTTGAAATTGATAAAGCTATGATTGAAGGATTAACAGATCCTTTAATGCATATTATTAGAAACTCTTTAGACCATGGTTTAGAAACACCTGCTGAAAGAGAACAAACAGGAAAACCAGAAGTTGGTTCGATCTCTATATCTGCAGAACAAGCAAATGGTCAAATGATTATTACAATTGATGATGATGGAAAAGGTATTGATGCAGAGAAAGTTGCATTAAAAGCACTAGACCAAGGACAAATTGATGAAAATCAATATAACACTATGAGTCTTAATGAAAAAGCTGAACTAATCTTTGGAGCAGGGGTTTCAACTGCAGATCAGATTACTGATATTTCTGGACGTGGTGTAGGAATGGATGTTGTTAAAACAAATATTCATAAATTAGGTGGTGCTATTAAACTTGATACTAAATTAGGTGAGGGTACTACAATTACAATTATGTTACCTCTTACACTTGCTATTTTAGATGGTTTAGATATTAGAGTTGGTACTCACAAATATATTTTACCTTTAAGTTCAATTGTAGAGTCACTTCAACCAACCTCTGATATGATTAAAAAAATTGGAGATGGAACTCAAGACTTACTAATGCTAAGAGAAGAGTTTATTCCTGTTGTTAGATTACACCAACTATTTGGATTAGAAAAAAGTTTTGAAAAACTTGAAGATGGTATGTTAATTGTAGTTAAATCAGGTAATACAAAAGTTGCATTATCTATTGATGAATTCCTAAATCAACACCAAGTTGTTGTAAAACCACTTGATAAAAACTTTAGAAGTGTTGAAGGAATAGGTGCTGCAACGGTAAGAGGAGATGGTAGTATTGGATTAATTTTAGATGTAGTTGGAATTATCAATGCTCAAATAAAAATTGAAAAAGATATGAATGAACACAGAAAAGTATCTTAA
- a CDS encoding response regulator produces the protein MAKLLIVDDSTMLRDMLNYALNEGGYSDVTEAIDGVDGLAKAKANDFDLIITDVNMPNMDGLTLIGELRKVPQYSKKPILVLTTERSDEMKAKGKAAGATGWIVKPFVPDQLLKAVNIVLSR, from the coding sequence ATGGCTAAGCTTTTAATCGTAGATGATTCTACAATGCTAAGAGATATGCTTAACTATGCACTAAATGAAGGAGGTTACTCAGATGTAACTGAAGCTATTGATGGTGTTGATGGTTTGGCTAAAGCAAAAGCTAATGATTTTGATTTAATTATCACAGATGTTAACATGCCAAATATGGATGGTTTAACACTTATTGGAGAACTTAGAAAAGTGCCTCAATATTCTAAAAAACCTATTTTAGTATTAACAACTGAAAGAAGTGATGAAATGAAAGCTAAAGGAAAAGCAGCAGGAGCTACTGGATGGATTGTAAAACCATTTGTTCCAGATCAGTTATTAAAAGCTGTAAATATTGTTTTAAGCAGATAA
- a CDS encoding polyribonucleotide nucleotidyltransferase, with product MSTVCEFELNNKQEIYEFGKVAKQANGSVLAKLGNAVVLATVVSEFDNPVEEDFTPLTVQYIEKTYAAAKLPGGFIKREGKPSDFETLTSRVIDRSLRPLFPKGYVYPTTITVMVLSADKDVDLQTLALNAANAALYTSNLPIKKSVCGVRVGKIDGEYIINPSEEQLEGSSLDLYVAGSKDELLMIEMKTISSSELVEVDIEAFTKIHNANEMNEDSLVEAISVAQEALKEANETYEKGFAEASKKMANVELVQFTIEESVINYVRDNFSEEIKNAIKKLAKSERATELKDVAKVIAANDYCSSNEIEFSTIYEAVSIVKRELVRAMIVNEKVRADGRGLKDVRPISIETNILPSTHSSCLFTRGETQALVIGTIAGPKDGQMYETLTEKSTSVENFMVHYNFPGFSVGEAKPMFGVGRRELGHGNLAKKALEATIDDDYTETVRLVSEILESNGSSSMATVCGGSLALKAAGVPVSNLVAGVAMGMVVEGDNYSVLTDIMGLEDHDGDMDFKVAGTKNGITALQMDIKLGGIELSVLKEALLQAKEGRDHILGLMEEAASEIVPSEALPLVEQFAIDPGKVMVVIGKAGATIKEIIEKFSVSIDLDRNSGNVKVSGENKQNVLDACEHIKTISNNATSRKESKEINFEKLYELEEELTGKVERIVDFGAFISLPKGGEGLLHISKISKQRVNNVADVLSVGQEIQIKVLKVKKDRIELSAAN from the coding sequence ATGTCAACAGTTTGTGAATTTGAGTTAAATAATAAACAAGAAATATATGAGTTTGGTAAAGTAGCCAAACAAGCTAATGGATCAGTATTAGCAAAATTAGGAAATGCAGTAGTTTTAGCTACAGTTGTTAGTGAATTTGATAATCCAGTAGAAGAGGATTTTACACCCTTAACTGTTCAATATATAGAAAAAACATACGCAGCAGCTAAATTGCCAGGTGGATTTATAAAAAGAGAAGGGAAACCTAGTGATTTTGAAACATTAACTTCAAGAGTAATAGATAGAAGTTTAAGACCACTATTTCCAAAAGGATATGTTTATCCAACAACAATTACTGTTATGGTTTTAAGTGCTGATAAAGATGTTGACTTACAAACTTTGGCCCTAAACGCTGCAAATGCTGCACTATATACTTCAAATTTACCAATTAAAAAATCTGTATGTGGTGTTAGAGTTGGGAAAATTGATGGAGAGTATATAATTAATCCAAGTGAAGAACAATTAGAAGGATCTTCATTAGATTTATATGTAGCAGGTTCTAAAGATGAATTATTAATGATTGAAATGAAAACTATTTCAAGTAGTGAATTAGTTGAAGTTGATATTGAAGCATTCACAAAAATCCATAATGCTAATGAAATGAATGAAGATAGTTTAGTTGAAGCAATTTCTGTTGCACAAGAAGCTTTAAAAGAAGCAAATGAGACATATGAAAAAGGTTTTGCAGAAGCTTCAAAAAAGATGGCTAATGTAGAATTAGTTCAATTTACTATTGAAGAATCTGTTATAAACTATGTTAGAGATAATTTTAGTGAAGAAATTAAAAATGCAATTAAAAAACTTGCAAAAAGTGAAAGAGCAACAGAACTTAAAGATGTAGCAAAAGTAATTGCTGCAAATGATTATTGTTCTTCAAATGAAATTGAATTCTCGACAATTTATGAAGCTGTTTCTATTGTAAAAAGAGAATTAGTTAGAGCTATGATTGTAAATGAAAAAGTTAGAGCAGATGGAAGAGGTTTAAAAGATGTAAGACCTATTTCAATAGAAACTAACATTTTACCTTCAACTCACTCTTCTTGTCTATTTACAAGAGGTGAAACTCAAGCTTTAGTAATTGGTACAATTGCTGGTCCAAAAGATGGTCAAATGTATGAAACATTAACTGAAAAATCGACTTCTGTTGAGAACTTTATGGTTCATTATAATTTCCCAGGATTTTCTGTAGGTGAAGCAAAACCAATGTTTGGAGTTGGTAGAAGAGAATTAGGTCATGGTAACTTAGCTAAAAAAGCACTTGAAGCTACTATTGATGATGATTATACTGAAACAGTAAGATTAGTATCTGAAATCTTAGAATCAAATGGTTCTTCTTCTATGGCAACTGTTTGTGGTGGTTCTTTAGCTCTTAAAGCTGCTGGTGTGCCTGTTTCAAATCTAGTTGCTGGTGTTGCTATGGGTATGGTTGTTGAAGGTGATAACTACTCAGTTTTAACAGATATTATGGGATTAGAAGACCATGATGGAGATATGGATTTTAAAGTAGCTGGTACTAAAAATGGTATTACTGCTCTTCAAATGGACATTAAACTTGGTGGTATAGAGTTATCAGTATTAAAAGAAGCTTTACTTCAAGCAAAAGAGGGAAGAGATCATATTTTAGGCTTAATGGAAGAAGCTGCAAGTGAAATAGTTCCAAGTGAAGCTTTACCATTAGTTGAACAATTTGCTATTGATCCAGGAAAAGTAATGGTTGTTATTGGAAAAGCAGGAGCAACAATAAAAGAAATAATTGAAAAATTCTCAGTATCAATTGACCTAGATAGAAATAGTGGAAATGTAAAAGTAAGTGGAGAAAATAAACAAAATGTTTTAGATGCTTGTGAACATATTAAAACTATTTCAAATAATGCAACTTCAAGAAAAGAATCAAAAGAAATAAATTTTGAAAAACTTTATGAATTAGAAGAAGAATTAACAGGAAAAGTTGAAAGAATTGTTGATTTTGGTGCATTTATCTCGCTACCAAAAGGTGGAGAGGGATTACTACATATTTCTAAAATCTCAAAACAAAGAGTAAATAATGTAGCTGATGTTTTATCAGTTGGTCAAGAGATTCAAATAAAAGTTCTTAAAGTAAAAAAAGATAGAATAGAACTATCAGCGGCAAACTAA
- a CDS encoding phosphoribosyltransferase: protein MSPDKIYFKNREVAAFRLLDILPIDSMKLEDWTVIASSYGGYEIAKIIADELNSKYDIMFSAKITAPNNDECEIAVVTEHEEVLIHEELIKSFDISLDKIYDKSNKVYEEILQNEVNRFRHGNKIEKFENKNVLIVDEGINTGLTMMACIKTAINLKAKSISVATPILPTASIPTIESIADDLYFIKNLDHFISIDFYYDSLKEVSFEDLENLKKENNVNSL from the coding sequence GTGAGTCCAGATAAAATTTATTTTAAAAATAGAGAAGTTGCTGCATTTAGATTATTAGATATACTTCCAATTGATAGTATGAAACTAGAAGATTGGACTGTAATTGCAAGTTCTTATGGTGGTTATGAGATTGCAAAAATTATTGCAGATGAATTAAATTCTAAGTATGATATCATGTTTTCAGCAAAAATCACTGCTCCAAATAATGATGAATGTGAAATTGCTGTTGTAACAGAACATGAAGAAGTATTGATTCATGAAGAATTAATCAAATCATTTGATATTAGTTTAGATAAAATATATGATAAATCTAATAAAGTTTATGAAGAGATATTACAAAATGAAGTTAATAGATTTAGACATGGAAATAAAATTGAAAAATTTGAAAATAAAAATGTTTTAATTGTAGATGAAGGTATAAATACTGGCCTTACAATGATGGCTTGTATAAAAACTGCTATTAATCTTAAAGCAAAATCTATTTCAGTAGCAACACCAATACTTCCAACAGCAAGTATCCCAACAATTGAATCAATTGCAGATGATTTATATTTTATAAAAAATTTAGATCATTTTATTTCAATTGATTTTTATTACGACTCACTTAAAGAAGTAAGTTTTGAAGATTTAGAAAATTTAAAAAAGGAAAATAATGTCAACAGTTTGTGA
- a CDS encoding LPS-assembly protein LptD, with the protein MHKKILLSLALASTLAFCKELKNEQFELIAENINTQNNTLTAKGNVIVYSSTYYLSADKIIYDKQSESFELFNNVVIIKDNNIQTQSDYAYLNLKDESYKQSPILIHQSDNNLWLSSKASNKINNDINLDNTTISSCNCINPAWSLKVSSATYDTKSKWIHAYNPRLYLGSVPILYSPYFGFPTDTTRRTGLLIPTLGYSNNEGLYYSQPIYFAPADNYDIEFIPQYRSQRGYGAYTYLRYVDSPYSILKMKTGGFIENSSYKNDYELENKKHYGWNAEYERTKLFSNEDTQDGFYASINYMNDIEYRTLENDDDEISTDKKVESKINYFYNTPKYYGGAYARYYIDTSKDNNDDTLQELPQLQFHKYNDSILLNNLQYSVDTKFYNYTRKSGITANIYELSLPISYTHYLLDDYLYITLQNKTTLSRYNYGNTNSSYENGTLIQNESSISLGSDLIKPYEDYLHTINLNANYSDPRNLKEDGDLYKITNDNTELESFPITQGDKNIKLSINQSLYKKDSLKQFINHKISQSILYENNNPKFQDLENYIKINHDFGDISNKTVYNIEDKQFIENDSQINLKYKDLTLNAGYYKSKESPNSDKEDLESYNFGVNYNISRDYKIGYYENYNLLEKVRNKQGVSFNINDNCWNLDLKYEREVVPSTAQNSTSIDQEVVFINLELKPLGGLKQKYKINENK; encoded by the coding sequence ATGCATAAAAAAATATTACTTTCACTAGCCCTTGCTTCAACTTTAGCTTTTTGTAAAGAATTAAAGAATGAACAATTTGAATTAATTGCAGAGAATATCAATACTCAAAATAATACTTTAACAGCAAAAGGTAATGTTATTGTTTATTCTTCAACTTACTATTTAAGTGCTGATAAAATAATTTATGATAAGCAGAGTGAAAGTTTTGAATTATTTAATAATGTAGTAATTATTAAAGATAATAATATACAAACACAAAGTGATTATGCATATTTAAATCTAAAAGATGAATCATATAAACAATCACCAATTTTAATTCATCAATCTGATAATAATTTATGGTTAAGTTCAAAAGCTTCTAATAAAATCAATAATGATATAAACCTAGACAATACTACAATTTCATCTTGTAATTGTATCAACCCTGCATGGAGTTTAAAAGTATCTTCTGCAACTTATGATACAAAAAGCAAATGGATACATGCATATAATCCAAGATTATATCTAGGTAGTGTTCCTATCTTGTATAGTCCTTATTTTGGTTTTCCAACAGATACTACTAGAAGAACAGGACTTTTAATTCCAACTTTAGGTTATTCAAATAATGAAGGTTTATACTACTCTCAACCAATTTATTTTGCACCTGCTGATAATTATGATATTGAATTTATTCCTCAATACAGATCACAAAGAGGGTATGGGGCATATACATACTTAAGATATGTAGATTCACCTTATTCAATTTTAAAAATGAAAACGGGTGGTTTTATTGAGAATAGTAGTTATAAAAATGATTATGAACTTGAAAATAAAAAACACTATGGTTGGAATGCTGAATATGAAAGAACTAAATTATTTTCTAATGAAGATACTCAAGATGGATTTTATGCATCTATAAATTATATGAATGATATTGAGTATAGAACTCTTGAAAATGATGATGATGAAATTTCAACGGATAAAAAAGTAGAATCAAAAATAAACTATTTTTATAATACTCCAAAATATTATGGTGGAGCATATGCAAGGTACTATATAGATACATCTAAAGATAATAATGATGATACATTACAGGAATTACCACAATTACAATTTCATAAATATAATGACTCAATTCTTTTAAATAATTTACAATATTCAGTTGATACAAAATTCTATAACTACACTAGAAAAAGTGGAATAACTGCAAATATCTATGAATTAAGTTTACCAATATCATATACACACTATTTATTAGATGACTATTTATATATTACACTTCAAAATAAAACAACTTTAAGTAGATATAATTATGGTAATACAAATAGTAGTTATGAAAATGGTACTTTAATTCAAAATGAGTCTTCTATTTCTTTAGGAAGTGATTTAATTAAACCATACGAAGACTATTTGCATACAATAAATTTAAATGCAAATTATTCAGACCCTAGAAACTTAAAAGAAGATGGGGATTTATATAAAATAACTAATGATAATACAGAGCTTGAGAGTTTTCCTATTACTCAAGGTGATAAAAACATAAAACTATCTATAAATCAATCTTTATACAAAAAAGATAGTTTAAAACAATTTATTAATCATAAAATATCTCAATCAATTCTTTATGAAAATAATAATCCAAAATTCCAAGATCTTGAAAACTATATTAAAATCAATCATGATTTTGGAGATATTTCAAACAAAACAGTTTATAATATTGAAGATAAACAATTTATAGAAAATGATTCTCAAATTAATTTAAAGTATAAAGACTTAACCCTAAATGCAGGCTACTATAAATCTAAAGAAAGTCCAAATTCAGATAAAGAGGACTTAGAATCATATAACTTTGGAGTTAATTATAATATCTCAAGAGATTATAAAATTGGTTATTATGAAAACTACAATTTACTTGAAAAAGTTAGAAATAAGCAGGGTGTTAGTTTTAATATAAATGATAATTGTTGGAATTTAGATTTAAAATATGAAAGAGAGGTTGTTCCATCAACTGCTCAGAACTCTACTTCAATTGATCAAGAAGTTGTTTTTATTAACTTAGAATTAAAACCTCTTGGTGGGTTAAAACAAAAATATAAAATAAATGAGAATAAATAG
- a CDS encoding RDD family protein: MQENNSSDLQLASLRSRAMAFVIDDLIVTVIILVIFWENIVAASNDMNMMMQLVKVDLVMPLISLKVIYHTFFVWYYGATIGKLVAKIRIIDANHWGRVSIFSSFLRAVGRIISEMFFYVGFAIGFFNEGRKTFHDITGRTLVVNA, encoded by the coding sequence ATGCAAGAAAACAATAGTAGTGATTTACAATTAGCAAGTTTAAGATCAAGAGCAATGGCTTTTGTGATTGATGATTTAATTGTTACAGTTATTATTTTAGTTATTTTTTGGGAAAATATTGTTGCTGCAAGTAATGATATGAATATGATGATGCAATTAGTAAAAGTTGATTTGGTGATGCCTTTAATCTCTTTAAAAGTAATTTATCATACTTTCTTTGTTTGGTACTATGGAGCAACTATTGGTAAACTTGTTGCAAAAATTAGAATTATTGATGCTAATCATTGGGGTAGAGTATCTATATTTTCATCTTTTTTAAGAGCCGTTGGAAGAATTATTTCTGAAATGTTCTTTTATGTTGGATTTGCTATAGGATTCTTTAATGAAGGTAGAAAAACATTCCATGATATTACTGGAAGAACATTGGTTGTAAATGCATAA
- the purD gene encoding phosphoribosylamine--glycine ligase → MNILILGSGGREYSIGLAIYKENAHNLFFMPGNGATNKLGTNINIKDYNELAVWAKDNSIDLTIVGPEAPLVDGVVDIFKENDLTIFGPSAAAAQLEGSKVYMKNILKKYNIPTAAFIETTNEKEAHDFIDTMSEPIVVKADGLCAGKGVIIAQSKDEAKQAASDMLSGSSFGDAGTSIVVEEYLDGYELSIFAICDGENYKVLPAAQDHKRIGDGDTGPNTGGMGAYAPTPLVNDDIYRKVEDRVIKPTLEGMKKEGAPFEGVLFIGVMVVKGEPIILEYNVRFGDPECEILMPLLETPVSELFYKGATKQLDKLDIKIKNEFGVGVVMASENYPYSSSKPAEIIVDEIVDKELAANSHISYAGVELEDGKLMATGGRVLVCVGFGKSIKEARDRAYELCGQVHFAGKKCRSDIAYQALK, encoded by the coding sequence GTGAACATATTGATACTAGGAAGTGGGGGTAGAGAATACTCTATTGGATTAGCAATATATAAAGAAAATGCTCATAACTTATTTTTCATGCCAGGAAATGGTGCAACTAATAAACTTGGAACTAATATAAATATTAAAGATTATAATGAGTTAGCAGTTTGGGCAAAAGATAATTCTATTGATTTAACAATTGTAGGACCAGAAGCTCCTTTAGTAGATGGTGTTGTTGATATATTTAAAGAAAATGATTTAACAATTTTTGGACCAAGTGCAGCTGCAGCGCAGTTAGAGGGTTCTAAAGTATATATGAAAAATATACTTAAAAAATATAACATACCAACAGCAGCGTTTATAGAAACTACAAATGAAAAAGAGGCTCATGACTTTATTGATACTATGAGTGAACCAATTGTTGTTAAAGCGGATGGTTTATGTGCAGGTAAAGGTGTAATTATTGCTCAAAGTAAAGATGAAGCAAAACAAGCAGCATCTGATATGTTAAGTGGTTCATCTTTTGGTGATGCAGGAACTTCAATCGTAGTTGAAGAGTATTTAGATGGATACGAATTATCAATTTTCGCTATTTGTGATGGAGAAAACTACAAAGTTTTACCTGCTGCGCAAGATCATAAAAGAATAGGTGATGGAGATACAGGACCAAATACTGGTGGTATGGGTGCGTATGCTCCAACTCCACTTGTAAATGATGATATTTACCGAAAAGTTGAAGATAGAGTTATCAAACCAACACTAGAAGGTATGAAAAAAGAGGGTGCACCTTTTGAAGGTGTGTTATTTATTGGAGTAATGGTAGTAAAAGGTGAGCCTATTATCTTAGAATACAACGTAAGATTTGGAGATCCTGAGTGTGAAATTTTAATGCCTTTATTAGAAACTCCTGTTTCTGAATTATTCTATAAAGGTGCTACAAAACAACTTGATAAGTTAGACATTAAAATTAAAAATGAATTTGGTGTTGGTGTTGTAATGGCAAGTGAAAACTATCCTTACTCTTCTTCAAAACCTGCTGAAATTATTGTTGATGAAATTGTTGATAAAGAACTTGCAGCCAATTCTCATATCTCATATGCTGGGGTTGAACTTGAGGATGGAAAACTAATGGCAACTGGTGGAAGAGTTTTAGTTTGTGTTGGATTTGGTAAATCTATAAAAGAGGCTAGAGATAGAGCTTATGAACTATGTGGACAAGTTCATTTTGCTGGTAAGAAATGTAGATCAGATATTGCTTATCAAGCATTAAAATAA
- a CDS encoding uroporphyrinogen-III synthase, protein MHKIYLLSSQKFKDVENLEVFNIQYIKPNINIEDYDALVFTSKNAIYSLNHFNINWQDIPSYVIAPKTAQVVKQLGGNLAFTGTNGHGNEFANELIPYLQNKKVLYVKAEKTVSNLVEILKNNSINLDKAIAYKTVCNSSKTNLEKNSIFIFTSPSSIECFFNQYTWDKSYKAITIGKTTAEYLPKDIDYLISPQTSMQECIKLAKSL, encoded by the coding sequence ATGCATAAGATATACCTTCTATCAAGTCAAAAATTTAAAGATGTTGAAAATTTAGAGGTTTTTAATATCCAATATATTAAGCCTAATATTAATATAGAAGATTATGATGCATTAGTATTTACTTCAAAAAATGCTATTTATTCTTTAAATCATTTTAATATAAATTGGCAAGATATTCCTTCTTATGTTATTGCTCCTAAAACAGCACAAGTCGTAAAACAATTAGGTGGTAATTTAGCTTTTACTGGTACAAATGGTCATGGTAATGAATTTGCAAATGAATTAATTCCCTATTTGCAAAATAAAAAAGTTTTATATGTAAAAGCTGAAAAAACTGTTTCAAATTTAGTTGAGATTTTAAAAAATAATTCAATTAATTTAGATAAAGCTATAGCCTATAAAACAGTATGTAATAGTTCTAAAACAAATTTAGAAAAAAATTCCATATTTATATTTACTTCTCCCTCTAGTATAGAATGCTTTTTTAATCAATACACATGGGATAAAAGTTACAAAGCTATAACTATTGGGAAAACAACAGCTGAATACTTGCCAAAAGATATTGATTATTTAATTAGTCCTCAAACTTCAATGCAAGAGTGCATTAAACTAGCTAAGTCTTTATAG